The region ACTGTTGTTTGTCCTGCTTTGGAATTGTTTTGATTTAGTAATGGTGGGCGGGCATTTAATTAGTGTCGCCAGAATGTCTGCGCACAAAAAGAGTCCGATAAATAGGCCTACTATTAGTTAAAAGACATAGGCTATTTTACTGATCGAACTTTATCTTTACTCGTTTAATGAGACATGCCTCCAATTCCTTTCATCCTCACCTGCCAACACATTTCTTTGTCATCTGAGAATAATCATTAATTTGAATAACTTACGTGCGTCACGAACTGATTTGAAATGTTAATCACTAGCGAGCTCAAAAGCTTAAATTGGGTTACATTTGCCTTTGCCCTGTACTCCACTctcgggtctggtctggttaTTACAATCATGTTAATGAGGCTGTCAATGTCAATTACAGATGAATTTCCAAAACGCCCCATGGCGACACCAGATGTCGAACATGACGTTAAAAACTCATCCTGATTTGGGCAGATCACAAATCAatttggttggtttttggaCTGAGACACTCCAGACGAGTGTGGAGGGGAATTTATATACGAACAGAACTTTAAAATCGAAGAGCTCTAGGGCAGTACTCCGAtccaattaaacaaaataaaattaaatatattacatTGAATAGCTGGTTTCAGTTCAAGAAGCAAATATTCTGATGATTGTGTGCCaattttttattcatttaataAATTAGAAATAAATATGGTATTTACTATTTCATCTCTCATTCTATATGGAATATCGCGATGGAAAGCTGCGCGCTTAGAAGCACAGGATGCCGAAGGGAATGATCTTCTTGCAGAGCTTCGCAGGGGCTTCGGTGCTCTCGTCAGAGTCTTGGCTTGGTGGTGGGcgtggtggaggtggtggtgggggtgggtaGTACGGGTAAGGAGGATAGTAGTGCGGTGGTGGATATGGATAATGCGGATGGTGAGGATGATCAGGCTTCTtcgttgtagttgttgtggtagttgttgttgttgtgtgatGATGGCCAGGGCCGCCAGGCCCGTGACCTCCGGGGCCTCCAGGGCCGCCAGGCCCGTGTCCGCCGGGGCCTCCAGGGCCTCCATGGCCTCCAGGCCCACCAGGCCCGTGTCCACCGTGTCCTCCAGGGCCGCCAGGGCCGTGACCGCCATGTTCCCAGCCGGGATGAGGATGGTACCCGTGATAAGGAGGTGGTGGATAGTACGGAGGATAGTACGGAGGGTAGTAGGGAGGGTACTTGGGATATGAATCGTGCGGCTTCTTTGTCGTGGTCTTGGGCTTCTTAGtagtggtggtgctgctgcttgggaaGGTGATAACCAagttgccactgctgccgaTGTCGCCGGTGCCGAACAGCTTCCTCCACAGGGACGAGTCATGCTCGGCGTCGTTCTCCTCGATGCTGCTCAGCTCTGCGCtgttctccagctcctcctttTCGACGACAGGCTCGTCCTGAGCCAGGCCCAGTGCTCCGCAGAGCGCCAGGCAGAGGCATAGAGCCAGCTTGGTGCGCATGGTGTGAAATGTTCGCTGCGAACTGATTGACAGATCGCACGAAATAAGCTATTTATACCTGACTATCCTAGCCGCAAAAGCTCCACTGAGCTATATTTCCAGAAACAGTATCGATCGCATGGATCCACTGAACACATTAACCCACTTTGAAAGCATTTTCAAAAGACCTCATAAAGAAACTGTCTCGTCAGTAAGCCATCAAgtttgcatgcaaattaattCAGCTATTAAAATCAGCTCAGAACACGCCCCACAATATAGTCGTAGCTGCGGCTTTTTCGTTGAAATTAGTCTAACGGTTAtgttttggttgatttttgCATTTCTTAATGCCCAACTGGTTTCCACTCCAGCCCTCAAAGCAGGTGCGAGAAAAGATCAATGTTTCTTATTAAATTTTATGGGAATTGAGAAGTGAATTTTGGCATGATCGATCATGAGAGTTCATATTCATTCATAGGTGGTAATAACAGAAATATAGCAATTCTTCACATAGATATTATTCAGAAGAATGATTATGATACAGTTTTCGTGGAATCAAAGTGtaatttttgttctctttgATCGACATGTTTCTAAGATTTCGCTTTCGGTTTGGATTATATGTTGATTAGACTTTCCAAAATATTGGTAACTTCACGCGAAATATACACACTTCAAAAATTAACAGAAGCTTGGAATCCACATTGACATTGACAAGTGACTCAGGCCGACTCCCATTTATAAATACTCGTAGTGGATGATATCTTTGACTGAAAAACTGATCCATTAATTACAACTCAGATAAGCCGAAGAGTTCTGGCTATATAAAAGGTCGAACTGCCCACTCTTTTACGATTAGTTGGTACTTGAACTCTGGAAGTGTGGGATTATCTTCAACATGTTGGCCGCATCACTTTGTGTCATTCTGCTGTTTCAAGTCAACTCAATTTCTGGCCAAATCTatcaaatcaataaaataaacttgAACGACAACGTTCAGGCCATAAACCCATATGGGAGCCACGTGCAGATCTTCGACTCGACCGATCATGGCCGCCCTTATCCGTGGTGGTGGGAGATGGTGAAGAATCTTACCATACAATCAAACACAACCACCCAGGCCGTGCAAGTGATCAGTCCCTggggcaatggcagtggcatctTTCAGCTGAACACGATACCCACTCAGAGCAACGTAAACACACCGCTGCGCACGCTCTTAAAGAACTGGTTCTTCCGACAACCAGCACAACCCAACATCCAAGTGCTGACCCTCGGGGGTCGAGCCCTAGCTGAAAAACAATACCTGCATGAATTGAACCCAACTCACGTGCTGCTGCCACGGAGGCGGGCGACTGCAGGAAGGCGGCATCAGCAGCGTCGCATTCTGATGCGGAATCTTAGATCCGGTGAGGTCATGCTGATGAACACCCAAACCCTAAGAATGCCATTTTACGAGGACGACTGGGATGTAAGTGGATTCAAGCATTGAAAAAATATCATACAATTATGTTGAAGCCATCTGCATTTCAGATCGAGACCAGTTACTCTGGCTGAAAGTCTAAACTGATATTTGTGActatgaaataaaaaatgacTTTGCGAaaccttttttgtgtttttttttttgttaatttatatTGTATCCAAATAAGCTAAAGGAACTAGGCGTAGTAATAAAATGCTTCGCCCTTTTTCTCATCTCATATTTTGTATGATCattatatttcaaaaatgATTGAGCCAGAATGTTTGTAGTAGTGCGTGAGTGAGTCTACTCAAATTCCAAGAATCAAGCTCCACCTGGCTTTGCTcttatataaaaatagtatAAACTTATATAGTTTAAATAAGTGAAATGAGTAAAAAAGCGTGAAAGGAAAGAAACTGAAGAGAGAGACAATCGATTTCACCAGCGTCCAACTTATTAATGATCCGAAATTAGCATTTGCGGATCGCTGATTGCAGACATGTGCTAAATATGCAAACCCAATAGCCAGGCAGTCTTAGTTGGTCGCTGAACGCGTTTCGATATGAATCTGATCGAGTATCTACTGGGTCTGCTAGCTTGGGACTGTCTACGGTCAGGTCAGGCGTGGGCTTTTCGCTTGGAGGCGGAACAGTCCCGTACTGCAGGGCCGTGGCTGTATTTGCTGGCCTATCCGACGGCCCTACAACAGGTCGGTGGTGTTGGTGCCCTGCCCGGGATTCCCATTAGGAGCCCGCAAGACGAGACGCCACTCAGCAGCTCCACCCGAGCGCCCCTCCTGTCCGAAGAAGAGCCGAGCTCGCAAAACATTCTGATACGCGAGCAGTTTCTGCAAGGAATTCTGCAGGGCCTCCAACAGTCCGCCGGCGGTGCTAGCGGAAACAGTATTTCCCCCGCTCTGCTGGCAGACTTTCTTTCTCAAGCCAGCATCACCAGCACGAGCACCACACGGAGCCCATCGGTTGAGAAATATGCCAACGAAGCGGACAGTGATGAGAATTATGACTACATAGACTTCAAGAATGGTTCCCGCATCAAATTTGACCTGGAGGTGGAGCAGAAGCCGGCGAATAAGATTATACAGCAGACCACCACGCGTCCAGTGGCGGTGGATCGTGCCCAACCCCAGCAATACCTCTACTATAGACCCTACACCACGTATTACCACCGAGTTGGCTGAGATCAAACCAATAAAGTTAATTTATTCATAAACTAGAGATGATTGGCGAATTAGCGATGTTTAGTAATAGAAGGGCTTGAAGGGTCATTAGTCTACTAAGATATGCGCTGGTCGTGTTTTTTCAATTCTGGAATTTCACCCATCAAGacaataaatattcaaatcgGTGAAATGGATCTCTTTCCCAGTTCGATTCCCCTCTCGGACCAATCTCAAGTTTGATCTTTTGATGGCCAAGAGCACAATTCCAATTTACGACACCCTGAGAAACTGTATAAAACTCTTCGTGTCTGGCCGCTGTCACATTAGTTCTAACCGAACCGGAGCGCCGTAGAATCTCATTCGAATCGAAATGATCATCC is a window of Drosophila pseudoobscura strain MV-25-SWS-2005 chromosome 3, UCI_Dpse_MV25, whole genome shotgun sequence DNA encoding:
- the LOC26532905 gene encoding uncharacterized protein, producing MLAASLCVILLFQVNSISGQIYQINKINLNDNVQAINPYGSHVQIFDSTDHGRPYPWWWEMVKNLTIQSNTTTQAVQVISPWGNGSGIFQLNTIPTQSNVNTPLRTLLKNWFFRQPAQPNIQVLTLGGRALAEKQYLHELNPTHVLLPRRRATAGRRHQQRRILMRNLRSGEVMLMNTQTLRMPFYEDDWDIETSYSG
- the LOC26533119 gene encoding uncharacterized protein — protein: MNLIEYLLGLLAWDCLRSGQAWAFRLEAEQSRTAGPWLYLLAYPTALQQVGGVGALPGIPIRSPQDETPLSSSTRAPLLSEEEPSSQNILIREQFLQGILQGLQQSAGGASGNSISPALLADFLSQASITSTSTTRSPSVEKYANEADSDENYDYIDFKNGSRIKFDLEVEQKPANKIIQQTTTRPVAVDRAQPQQYLYYRPYTTYYHRVG
- the LOC6898479 gene encoding splicing factor, proline- and glutamine-rich: MRTKLALCLCLALCGALGLAQDEPVVEKEELENSAELSSIEENDAEHDSSLWRKLFGTGDIGSSGNLVITFPSSSTTTTKKPKTTTKKPHDSYPKYPPYYPPYYPPYYPPPPYHGYHPHPGWEHGGHGPGGPGGHGGHGPGGPGGHGGPGGPGGHGPGGPGGPGGHGPGGPGHHHTTTTTTTTTTTKKPDHPHHPHYPYPPPHYYPPYPYYPPPPPPPPRPPPSQDSDESTEAPAKLCKKIIPFGILCF